The genomic window CTCACTGATGTGAATTCCGCAAAGGGCTCGGTTAAACCGCTCTCAGTCTCAGCAGCCTCATTCTCCCGGTCGGCAACTTCATCTCTCAGGGTTTGTGCTTGTTTCTTCCGCATGCGGTCTACATGAATCACCTGCGCCTTTCCCCTAGGCCCGCAATTGACTTTGTATGTTAGGTCAGAATATCTATCTAAGACCTTGTATAGCCCCACGCCAGTAACTTGTAAAATTTGGCGAGATACATGGCTTCTTTTGTGGAAAGAACACGTACACCATCTCCCCTTTCCCGAATGTCTGCCAGCTCAATTTCTGGTCATGATATCGCTTTCTTGTATGTACTGACACACGCCTAGCAGGTGATTTGATCGGTCTTGTATCTCCAGTATGTACATTTACCATGCGCACCGGTATCTTATCCTGAGATTGCACCGATAATCTTGCTGGTAGTCCTACATCAAATTAGAGAAAACACTCTGTTGGTTCAACGACACATACATGCTTAGATATATTGTTTTCGCTTCCAACAGTTTGGTCGGGCCTAATTCTGATCGAGCTGGAATGCTTACTGTCTCTAGAGCAGTAATTTTGAAGCAACCAAATGGTCCCTGGAATACCAGTGGAGTGTTGTTTGTCCCAATACCTAGAATTCCTTTATTAACATCAATAACTGCATCATGTGCCCTTTGGAAATCTAGCCCTAGTATACCATCTAAGATGAGATCTTCAACAATCATATCCATTCTGAACTGCTGGTTGTCCAGTGCAAAAGCAAAAGTGCCCTTACCCGACAGTACAAGATCGCTGCCTCCGGCTGCTGCCACCTGGTAAGTGACTTTTGCAAGATCTGGCCGTCTACCTAACGGCAAGCGTTGGTATAATCTTGATGACAACAAGGATAGAGAAGATCCTGTATCGACCAGGAAAGTCGGATTGGTTtcaaaaatctttattttaacaaacattCCTGCCTCCTTAGCTACTGACCTTACACCAATTGAATGCCTTGCATTTTCCCGTAACACGAGCCGTCGTTCTCTGCGCGTCAGCAAACGATTTGTTGTCGGCTGATTGTTATTAGAACTCCCACCATGCTGTTTGCCTCTTGACTTGCTATTCCTTAAGGCTGGGCACCGCCTTTTCACATGGCCTTTTTCATTACAAAAGTAGCAGGTGATGTCTTCAAGCGAAAATCCATTGCTTTTTGGTCGCCGCTCCTTCATCTGAGTCCTATCATTTTGCAACTCGCTCAGCTGCTCGCGCATCTCCCTCATAGATTAAATAATTTCGCTAAACGCAGCATCCTGTGCCGTCTGAGAGGTTTCCGTTGCACTTGCTGCTCGCAAATGACTATGTCCCTCCTTACGCTGTTTCTCTCTGCTTTATAGATTGCTTCTAGCTCTACTGCTAGGCGAATGGCGTCATTTAGGGAGGCTGGCCGTGACTGATTTATTCGTATGCGCATCTCCGAATCGTGGAGTGCATCGACGAATTGTTCCTTAGCCAGCGTGTCTTGGATCTCTCTAGGGGCTGTAGGATATGACTGACTCGTCAATCTTCGTATTGCCTGGCCTAATTCTGGAAGGATCTCGACAGCCTTTTGCCGTCGCTCTCGTAGCTGAACTCTGTATAATTCAGTCTGGTGGCACAAACATTTCTTCCAATGATTCCACCAGCACGCTGTAATGCTGTCTTGTGTCCTCTGGTAAATCACCAAGGACCCCTTGTGCCTGGCCACGCAAACTAACAGCAAGATACATGCCCATTTCAACTCTATTCCATCTGTTGATCCGCGCACAGGTCTCAAAATGTGATTTAAAATCCTTCCCTCACGGCGTGCATGTCTGACTGTCCACCTGTAGCTATCATCCGTGTAGCCGGTTCgtcagttttactataaattcGCGCACTTGCTACGCCGGAATCTATTTCGCTGGCCCGGTTCATCGCTGACTTGGGTGTTGAGGACTTGAAACTCTCATACAGTTTATCCCTTCCCTGCTTCAATATTGACAACTGCGTCTCAAACTCATCTATTTCCTCGTCCATTTCCTGAATTGAGCTCATTATGTACGCAGTTGCTGGACCAGTCTAAAACACACAGTAGTATCCTACACCGCTGCCACTAAATTATGTAACGTGCACCGGGTCTGGTTCGTCCCGATGGTCACTCGGAATCTACTGTGTCCTTTGGTAgcgaaatatgaaaaattgtaactaataaaacttcaaaatcgATAGATCAAATGATCAGAATATTTACAAGGGATTTATATCGAGAAATACAATTAACAAATGCCGTACTACTTGCTACGGACCTGACAACACATACCTATTAACAATGCAATAATCCTATACAGCGCAACGGCACTATTCCGATGCCCGCGCTCTTGTCACTCTGCGCAGTGGCTACTATACCTATGTTCCTTAAACAATATTCAGCGCAGCGGTAACCTCGTCGCTGCGTTGCGCACTTGCTACTTGCTCTGTTATCGAGCGCAGCGGTGACTCGTCGCTGCGCCGCGCACTTGCTTCAGCACGCAGTGCTATCTACAATGCTGGCTGTCGGGTATATAACTACTAAACACACAAAAGTCTTCTTCAGACTTTCACAGGGACTTATTCAGTCCTTGTATGTTACCTGTTTAGCTTTTCCGACCTTCACAGCAACAACATCCCCCCGATAATGAATGGAGCACCTCTATTTATACCAAATGACCGTGCCCATATTTTGATACACGGGTAAAACAGGTTATTCCATTTTTAATATATCTCTGGTCACCCGAACGCTtgaattaactta from Argopecten irradians isolate NY unplaced genomic scaffold, Ai_NY scaffold_0968, whole genome shotgun sequence includes these protein-coding regions:
- the LOC138313833 gene encoding uncharacterized protein; this encodes MREQLSELQNDRTQMKERRPKSNGFSLEDITCYFCNEKGHVKRRCPALRNSKSRGKQHGGSSNNNQPTTNRLLTRRERRLVLRENARHSIGVRSVAKEAGMFVKIKIFETNPTFLVDTGSSLSLLSSRLYQRLPLGRRPDLAKVTYQVAAAGGSDLVLSGKGTFAFALDNQQFRMDMIVEDLILDGILGLDFQRAHDAVIDVNKGILGIGTNNTPLVFQGPFGCFKITALETVSIPARSELGPTKLLEAKTIYLSMYVSLNQQSVFSNLM